In a genomic window of Phacochoerus africanus isolate WHEZ1 chromosome 6, ROS_Pafr_v1, whole genome shotgun sequence:
- the LOC125128704 gene encoding olfactory receptor 10J3-like produces the protein MESSFRPRPPPFPEPNSTAVTVFLFEGFSSFGWQHRLGFFVVFLTLYLLTLAGNAIIVTVIRLDHHLHTPMYFFLGMLSTSETCYTVTIIPRMLSDLLSPHQPISIQGCAAQLFFYLTFGISNCFLLTAMGYDRYVAICNPLRYSVIMGKEACVQLASGSLGIGLCMAVVQVTSVFGLPFCDAFVLSHFFCDVRPLLKLACTDTTANEIINFVVSVCVLVLPMGLVFISYVLIISTILKIASAEGQKKAFATCASHLTVVVIHYGCASIIYLKPKSQSSLGQDRLISVTYTVITPLLNPVVYSLRNKEVKDALCRALGQKPLSPQ, from the exons ATGGAGAG CTCTTTTAGACCTAGACCTCCCCCATTCCCCGAGCCAAACTCCACAGCTGTGACTGTGTTCCTCTTTGAAGGTTTCTCCAGCTTTGGGTGGCAGCACAGGCTTGGCTTCTTCGTTGTCTTTCTAACTCTATACCTGCTGACTCTCGCTGGCAATGCCATTATCGTGACGGTTATTCGCCTGGACCATCACCTCCATACTCCCATGTACTTTTTTCTGGGCATGCTTTCCACTTCTGAGACCTGTTACACTGTGACCATAATTCCCCGCATGCTTTCTGACCTCCTGAGTCCTCACCAGCCCATTTCTATCCAGGGCTGTGCCGCTCAGCTCTTCTTCTATCTCACCTTTGGTATCAGTAACTGCTTCCTGCTCACAGCCATGGGATACGatcgctacgtggccatctgcaaccccCTGCGGTATTCAGTCATCATGGGTAAAGAGGCCTGTGTCCAGCTGGCATCTGGGTCCCTGGGAATTGGCCTGTGTATGGCTGTTGTCCAGGTAACATCCGTGTTTGGCCTGCCCTTCTGTGATGCTTTTGTCCTCTCTCACTTCTTCTGTGACGTGAGACCCCTGCTGAAGCTGGCCTGCACAGACACCACTGCCAATGAGATCATCAACTTTGTGGTCAGTGTTTGTGTCCTTGTTCTACCCATGGGCCTGGTCTTCATCTCCTATGTCCTCATCATCTCCACCATCCTTAAGATTGCTTCAGCCGAGGGTCAGAAGAAGGCCTTTGccacctgtgcctcccacctcACAGTGGTCGTCATCCACTATGGCTGTGCCTCCATCATTTACTTGAAGCCtaagtcccagagttccctggggcAGGACCGACTCATCTCGGTGACCTACACCGTCATCACTCCTCTGCTGAACCCCGTCGTgtacagcctgaggaacaaggAGGTCAAAGATGCGCTGTGCAGAGCCCTGGGACAAAAGCCCCTCTCCCCTCAATGA
- the FCER1A gene encoding high affinity immunoglobulin epsilon receptor subunit alpha, translated as MSIPIGVPALLWIALLLFSPDGMAAVIRESQVSLNPPWNRIFRGENVTLTCIGNYSLEDYSTSWTHNNKNLEVQTSSWDLKNAKPGDSGKYRCQSKDFIMSEPVHLEVISDWLLLQTSVPVVREGQSFLLRCHGWRNLNVYKVIYYKDGKALKYWYENHNLSITNATREDSGSYWCSGIIQKIPKNSTTLNITIQTDSPSVPSNYYWLQLHIPLLVAILFVLDTGLLISTQQQFRFLLKIKKTRRGKKFTDPQPSSDPPKD; from the exons ATGTCTATTCCTATAGGAGTCCCTGCCCTGCTATGGATAGCTCTGCTGCTCTTCT CTCCAGATGGCATGGCAGCAG TCATCCGGGAATCTCAGGTGTCCTTGAATCCCCCATGGAATCGAATATTTAGAGGAGAGAATGTGACTCTTACATGTATTGGGAACTATTCTCTTGAAGATTACTCCACCAGTTGGacacacaacaacaaaaatttggaAGTGCAAACTTCGAGTTGGGACCTTAAGAATGCAAAACCTGGGGACAGCGGCAAATACAGATGCCAAAGCAAAGACTTTATAATGAGTGAACCTGTGCACCTAGAAGTCATCAGTG ACTGGCTGCTCCTTCAGACCTCTGTCCCGGTGGTAAGGGAAGGCCAGTCCTTCCTCCTCAGGTGTCACGGCTGGAGGAATCTGAATGTCTACAAGGTGATCTACTACAAGGATGGCAAAGCCCTCAAGTACTGGTATGAGAACCACAACCTCTCCATTACCAATGCTACAAGAGAAGACAGTGGCTCCTACTGGTGCTCGGGCATAATTCAGAAAATACCCAAAAACTCTACTACTCTCAACATTACCATACAAACAG ATTCCCCTTCAGTTCCCTCGAACTATTACTGGCTACAGCTTCATATCCCATTGTTGGTGGCGATTCTGTTTGTTCTGGACACAGGGCTGTTGATCTCAACCCAGCAGCAGTTCAGATTTCTCTTGAAAATTAAGAAGACCAGGAGAGGCAAGAAATTTACAGACCCACAGCCTAGCTCAGACCCCCCAAAGGACTGA